A region of Tigriopus californicus strain San Diego chromosome 7, Tcal_SD_v2.1, whole genome shotgun sequence DNA encodes the following proteins:
- the LOC131883122 gene encoding lysoplasmalogenase-like, producing MWAHEFNRLLPFLTCQFLYWGPLYFSNTKPSLSALLVKCLPILSLILYILLRSWPKKESKFIRRILIGLAFSMVGDACLVYRDIFVLGMMAFGIAHFSYIAAFGWEDTKYSIALVVFVIGYAPLFGLILPSISDPVLKCGIPIYALLLLTMCWRALARAQTWIGILTGLGAVLFVISDFVIVWNDFYQPVENQQLIIMSTYYGAQLLITLSASEIFVKCDDIHQHSQ from the coding sequence ATGTGGGCACATGAGTTCAATCGGCTCCTGCCATTCCTCACTTGTCAGTTTTTATATTGGGGACCGCTCTACTTTTCCAACACCAAACCATCTTTGTCAGCTCTCCTAGTGAAATGTCTTCCCATATTGAGCCTCATATTGTACATACTTCTCCGCTCATGGCCCAAGAAAGAGTCAAAATTCATCCGGAGAATCCTGATTGGCCTGGCCTTTTCCATGGTGGGAGATGCTTGCTTAGTGTACAGGGACATCTTTGTCCTAGGCATGATGGCCTTTGGGATTGCCCATTTTAGTTATATTGCGGCTTTTGGTTGGGAGGACACGAAGTACTCGATCGCTCTTGTGGTGTTTGTGATCGGTTACGCGCCCCTTTTTGGCCTTATCTTGCCGAGTATCTCTGACCCCGTTTTGAAATGTGGGATCCCCATCTATGCCCTATTACTCCTCACCATGTGTTGGAGGGCTCTGGCACGAGCTCAAACGTGGATTGGCATCCTCACGGGACTTGGAGCTGTCTTGTTTGTGATAAGTGATTTTGTCATTGTTTGGAATGATTTCTATCAGCCGGTGGAGAATCAACAGCTCATCATTATGTCCACATATTACGGGGCCCAATTGCTCATCACTTTGAGTGCCAGTGAGATCTTTGTCAAGTGTGATGATATTCATCAGCATAGTCAGTGA
- the LOC131883119 gene encoding putative ferric-chelate reductase 1 homolog, producing the protein MERKLLLTLYIMVSLTLPGVHLQNADSEGTAEAEGEAEVEPKAEAEGEAESQPEGGLKVYEGCYSTKGCFGMPADCVSTGSCTLLVTYKTNGGKLDFAISASNMPSGSFAALAFSDDGKMGNDLVLACVDGSSMLTTWNLPQKSNIPGVEGISLESLGTEIEDGFKTCTFTLNEQITAAPPDQSPVQFDLINSRQFLLLAAGSMSASGELLTYHSQNKLASAGSVALKSVEPVGSATTVLIRVHGVLMIIAWMASASCGMMLARYFKETWKGSQNCFDKDRWFVLHVSLMVVTLVCTLVGGTIIFSDRGFDPFRAAFLKEYQHPVVGAICIIFMIIQPIMAFFRPHPNEPSRPIFNWAHWFVGNAAYGFGLIAILMAGELPAASFLPSDSWSLLILIFIGVHVLNHLVLIVQRAWAKNATAVEAGCDGCEDVFNGKNDTKRNDLKGSDCRVGAVIIYVFFYWVYSVVMIALIISATEGKEGFFDCESSSAEAEAEAEAE; encoded by the coding sequence atggaaagaaaattgctCCTGACTCTCTATATTATGGTGTCTCTAACATTGCCCGGAGTGCACCTTCAGAATGCCGATTCGGAAGGTACCGCTGAAGCTGAAGGTGAAGCAGAAGTTGAACCAAAGGCTGAGGCTGAAGGTGAAGCAGAATCGCAACCTGAGGGAGGGCTAAAAGTCTATGAAGGATGCTATTCCACCAAAGGTTGCTTTGGAATGCCAGCAGATTGCGTTTCAACAGGATCATGCACCCTTTTAGTGACGTACAAGACCAACGGGGGAAAGCTTGATTTCGCCATCAGTGCCTCAAACATGCCTTCAGGATCTTTTGCAGCCTTAGCCTTTTCCGATGATGGAAAAATGGGCAACGATTTGGTTCTGGCTTGTGTGGACGGGTCCAGCATGTTAACAACATGGAATCTTCCACAGAAGAGCAACATACCTGGAGTGGAGGGGATCTCCTTAGAGTCTTTGGGAACCGAAATTGAAGATGGATTCAAGACTTGCACATTCACCTTAAATGAACAGATCACTGCTGCTCCTCCTGATCAGTCTCCTGTTCAATTCGACTTGATCAACTCTCGTCAATTTTTGCTATTAGCCGCAGGGAGCATGTCTGCATCCGGGGAATTGCTCACTTATCATTCTCAGAATAAATTGGCTTCAGCCGGTTCCGTGGCCTTGAAATCCGTGGAACCTGTGGGATCTGCCACCACTGTCTTAATTCGGGTTCATGGCGTGTTGATGATCATTGCCTGGATGGCCAGTGCTTCTTGTGGAATGATGTTGGCCAGGTATTTCAAAGAAACGTGGAAAGGATCTCAAAACTGTTTCGACAAAGACCGTTGGTTTGTCCTTCATGTTAGCCTTATGGTTGTCACCCTTGTGTGCACTCTCGTTGGTGGGACCATAATTTTCTCCGACAGAGGATTTGATCCATTTCGAGCGGCTTTCCTAAAAGAGTATCAGCATCCAGTGGTGGGAGCgatttgcatcattttcatGATTATCCAGCCCATCATGGCCTTCTTTAGACCTCATCCCAATGAGCCATCTCGGCCTATCTTTAATTGGGCGCATTGGTTTGTGGGCAATGCAGCGTATGGATTCGGTTTGATTGCCATCTTGATGGCTGGTGAACTCCCGGCCGCCTCGTTCCTACCCTCTGATTCTTGGTCCTTATTGATCCTCATATTCATTGGAGTTCACGTATTGAATCATTTGGTCCTGATTGTTCAACGAGCCTGGGCCAAAAACGCTACGGCCGTTGAAGCGGGTTGCGATGGATGTGAGGACGTTTTCAATGGGAAAAATGATACAAAGCGAAATGACTTGAAAGGCTCAGATTGCCGGGTTGGGGCCGTCATTATCTATGTTTTCTTCTATTGGGTATATTCAGTGGTTATGATCGCTTTGATCATCTCTGCTACCGAAGGCAAGGAGGGATTTTTTGATTGCGAATCAAGTTCGGCGGAAGCCGAGGCGGAAGCGGAAGCGGAATGA
- the LOC131884006 gene encoding uncharacterized protein LOC131884006 isoform X1: MLLSWVIIIVLHFFVAAICTRFENEPLSVFSKQSWEETYPINRTDFECAIRCLSDFCFGYKLDSETMTCTTLETAPGDAIVVGPSKNTSQLWLKRGHVKRVSRVALLQNTSGSFLEYFSLPNPNATYLRIPDFTEIESFPIHHCFDWGLLICASKLRVCKKWIYGSEAWVDGPTMLNRHLETLDYNQVGMVNNNLWVIGGFAKGRAYSPTEYYSPEGQWVLGPNLSHPLNRFGVAPVSDWQVLIVGGIMNGITQSKIKLFDLVTGNWSDIDYHPHELILVACARHILLNGTSVVICTGGQCSYTCGGSVDNLKITGVYDIDAGIWNLTPEWDLPMKCARPRMRILEGRLFIMGGEFEDGKNNRVLEFREEETPVWQELESLPSTAEIESVISIESSIWVPN, encoded by the exons ATGCTTTTGAGCTGGGTCATAATCATTGTTCTCCACTTTTTCGTTGCTGCTATATGCACTCGGTTTGAAAACGAACCACTATCGGTATTTTCGAAACAAAGTTGGGAAGAAACTTACCCCATAAACAG GACTGACTTCGAATGCGCAATAAGATGTTTATCCGACTTTTGTTTCGGATACAAGTTGGATTCAGAAACAATGACGTGTACAACTTTGGAGACTGCTCCAGGAGATGCCATCGTTGTTGGACCTTCAAAAAATACTTCACAGCTTTGGCTGAAGAGGGGCCATGTGAAGAGAG TTTCCAGAGTAGCTTTACTACAGAATACAAGCGGAAGCTTTCTGGAGTACTTTTCATTGCCAAATCCAAATGCGACATATTTGAGAATACCTGATTTTACCGAAATAGAATCTTTTCCTATTCATCACTGTTTCGACTGGGGCCTTTTGAtatgtgcttcaaaattgagagTATGCAAAAAATGGATATATGGCTCGGAAGCATGGGTGGATGGACCAACAATGCTCAACAGGCATTTGGAAACTCTTGATTATAACCAAGTGGGCATGGTCAATAACAACCTTTGGGTTATTGGAGGCTTTGCTAAGG GGAGGGCATATTCACCTACGGAATATTATTCGCCGGAGGGTCAATGGGTTCTGGGCCCTAATTTATCCCACCCTTTGAACAGATTCGGAGTTGCGCCAGTATCGGATTGGCAAGTCCTAATCGTCGGAGGAATCATGAACGGAATAACTCAAAGCAAAATTAAATTATTCGATCTTGTAACCGGCAACTGGTCCGACATAGACTATCACCCTCATGAATTAATTTTGGTGGCGTGTGCCAGGCACATTTTACTGAATGGAACGTCCGTGGTCATATGCACTGGAGGACAGTGTTCATACACATGTGGAGGTTCAGTTGACAACTTAAAGATCACGGGGGTGTATGACATTGACGCTGGCATTTGGAACTTGACCCCTGAATGGGACCTCCCCATGAAATGTGCTAGACCGAGGATGCGTATTTTGGAGGGTCGTCTTTTCATAATGGGCGGGGAATTCGAGGATGGTAAGAACAACCGAGTTCTGGAATTCAGAGAAGAAGAGACTCCTGTGTGGCAAGAACTGGAGAGTTTGCCTTCAACTGCTGAAATTGAAAGCGTAATAAGCATTGAATCATCAATTTGGGTCCCAAACTAG
- the LOC131884006 gene encoding uncharacterized protein LOC131884006 isoform X2, whose product MMRGLTGSYENKLQQLGLTSLEDRRRRGDAILTCFRVPIFTTDFECAIRCLSDFCFGYKLDSETMTCTTLETAPGDAIVVGPSKNTSQLWLKRGHVKRVSRVALLQNTSGSFLEYFSLPNPNATYLRIPDFTEIESFPIHHCFDWGLLICASKLRVCKKWIYGSEAWVDGPTMLNRHLETLDYNQVGMVNNNLWVIGGFAKGRAYSPTEYYSPEGQWVLGPNLSHPLNRFGVAPVSDWQVLIVGGIMNGITQSKIKLFDLVTGNWSDIDYHPHELILVACARHILLNGTSVVICTGGQCSYTCGGSVDNLKITGVYDIDAGIWNLTPEWDLPMKCARPRMRILEGRLFIMGGEFEDGKNNRVLEFREEETPVWQELESLPSTAEIESVISIESSIWVPN is encoded by the exons ATGATGAGAGGGCTGACGGGATCATATGAAAACAAACTACAACAGCTCGGTCTCACTTCGCTTGAGGATCGTCGCAGGAGGGGAGACGCCATTCTTACGTGTTTTCGTGTGCCGATATTTAC GACTGACTTCGAATGCGCAATAAGATGTTTATCCGACTTTTGTTTCGGATACAAGTTGGATTCAGAAACAATGACGTGTACAACTTTGGAGACTGCTCCAGGAGATGCCATCGTTGTTGGACCTTCAAAAAATACTTCACAGCTTTGGCTGAAGAGGGGCCATGTGAAGAGAG TTTCCAGAGTAGCTTTACTACAGAATACAAGCGGAAGCTTTCTGGAGTACTTTTCATTGCCAAATCCAAATGCGACATATTTGAGAATACCTGATTTTACCGAAATAGAATCTTTTCCTATTCATCACTGTTTCGACTGGGGCCTTTTGAtatgtgcttcaaaattgagagTATGCAAAAAATGGATATATGGCTCGGAAGCATGGGTGGATGGACCAACAATGCTCAACAGGCATTTGGAAACTCTTGATTATAACCAAGTGGGCATGGTCAATAACAACCTTTGGGTTATTGGAGGCTTTGCTAAGG GGAGGGCATATTCACCTACGGAATATTATTCGCCGGAGGGTCAATGGGTTCTGGGCCCTAATTTATCCCACCCTTTGAACAGATTCGGAGTTGCGCCAGTATCGGATTGGCAAGTCCTAATCGTCGGAGGAATCATGAACGGAATAACTCAAAGCAAAATTAAATTATTCGATCTTGTAACCGGCAACTGGTCCGACATAGACTATCACCCTCATGAATTAATTTTGGTGGCGTGTGCCAGGCACATTTTACTGAATGGAACGTCCGTGGTCATATGCACTGGAGGACAGTGTTCATACACATGTGGAGGTTCAGTTGACAACTTAAAGATCACGGGGGTGTATGACATTGACGCTGGCATTTGGAACTTGACCCCTGAATGGGACCTCCCCATGAAATGTGCTAGACCGAGGATGCGTATTTTGGAGGGTCGTCTTTTCATAATGGGCGGGGAATTCGAGGATGGTAAGAACAACCGAGTTCTGGAATTCAGAGAAGAAGAGACTCCTGTGTGGCAAGAACTGGAGAGTTTGCCTTCAACTGCTGAAATTGAAAGCGTAATAAGCATTGAATCATCAATTTGGGTCCCAAACTAG
- the LOC131884007 gene encoding uncharacterized protein LOC131884007 isoform X2: MTCTTLEAAPGDAIVVGPPENITRFWLKRGHVEKVSRFAILTESSSFSEHFSSPNPIATFLRIPGSVESESFPVHHSFDWGLLMCAVKSKKCNKWVYGSEVWEDAPALLSRHEETLDYNQVGLINNNLWVIGGFAAGRTYSPTEYFSPEGQWVLGPNLSHPLNKFGVAPISDSQVLIVGGTMNGQYQMNIRVFDLVNGTWSTIDTHPERVALVACARHTLLNGKEVVICTGGKCQSSCGSPIDAFGITGVYDIYSGTWNLTPEWDLPIKCVRPRMRVSDGRLFIMGGEFEDGKNNRFLEFKEGETPVWHEIESLPTIGEIESVISIESSIWIPS; the protein is encoded by the exons ATGACGTGCACTACTTTAGAGGCTGCTCCAGGAGACGCCATCGTTGTTGGGCCTCCTGAAAATATCACTCGATTTTGGCTCAAGAGAGGTCACGTGGAAAAAG TTTCCAGATTTGCCATATTAACGGAGTCATCGAGCTTTTCGGAGCACTTTTCGTCTCCCAATCCGATCGCGACATTTTTGAGGATACCGGGTTCTGTAGAATCGGAATCATTTCCTGTTCATCATTCATTCGATTGGGGTCTTTTGATGTGTGCTGTAAAATcgaaaaaatgcaacaagtgGGTATATGGCTCGGAGGTATGGGAAGATGCACCTGCATTACTCAGTAGGCATGAGGAAACTCTTGACTATAACCAAGTGGGCTTGATCAACAACAATCTCTGGGTTATTGGAGGCTTTGCAGCAG GAAGGACATATTCGCCGACGGAATATTTTTCTCCAGAGGGTCAATGGGTTCTGGGCCCTAATTTATCCCACCctttgaacaaatttggtgTAGCTCCAATTTCGGACTCGCAAGTCCTTATTGTTGGAGGCACCATGAACGGGCaatatcaaatgaatattAGAGTGTTCGATCTTGTCAATGGAACCTGGTCCACAATAGATACTCATCCTGAAAGAGTGGCATTGGTGGCGTGTGCCAGGCACACTTTGTTGAACGGAAAGGAAGTGGTGATTTGCACCGGGGGAAAATGTCAATCCTCATGTGGCAGTCCAATTGATGCCTTTGGAATCACCGGAGTGTATGACATTTATTCTGGCACCTGGAACTTGACCCCAGAATGGGATCTCCCCATTAAATGTGTTAGACCGAGGATGCGTGTTTCGGATGGTCGCCTTTTTATAATGGGCGGGGAATTTGAAGATGGAAAGAACAACCGATTTCTGGAATTCAAGGAAGGAGAGACTCCAGTGTGGCACGAAATTGAGAGTTTGCCTACAATTGGTGAAATTGAAAGCGTTATAAGCATTGAATCATCAATTTGGATTCCAAGCTAA
- the LOC131884007 gene encoding uncharacterized protein LOC131884007 isoform X1, with product MLWGFILALPHFVAPMCTRFEKQSVSLFVRQSWETTDPQNRTVPECSIRCLSDLCFGYKWDSKTMTCTTLEAAPGDAIVVGPPENITRFWLKRGHVEKVSRFAILTESSSFSEHFSSPNPIATFLRIPGSVESESFPVHHSFDWGLLMCAVKSKKCNKWVYGSEVWEDAPALLSRHEETLDYNQVGLINNNLWVIGGFAAGRTYSPTEYFSPEGQWVLGPNLSHPLNKFGVAPISDSQVLIVGGTMNGQYQMNIRVFDLVNGTWSTIDTHPERVALVACARHTLLNGKEVVICTGGKCQSSCGSPIDAFGITGVYDIYSGTWNLTPEWDLPIKCVRPRMRVSDGRLFIMGGEFEDGKNNRFLEFKEGETPVWHEIESLPTIGEIESVISIESSIWIPS from the exons AACTGTCCCCGAGTGCTCGATAAGATGCTTGTCCGATTTATGTTTTGGATACAAGTGGGACTCAAAAACAATGACGTGCACTACTTTAGAGGCTGCTCCAGGAGACGCCATCGTTGTTGGGCCTCCTGAAAATATCACTCGATTTTGGCTCAAGAGAGGTCACGTGGAAAAAG TTTCCAGATTTGCCATATTAACGGAGTCATCGAGCTTTTCGGAGCACTTTTCGTCTCCCAATCCGATCGCGACATTTTTGAGGATACCGGGTTCTGTAGAATCGGAATCATTTCCTGTTCATCATTCATTCGATTGGGGTCTTTTGATGTGTGCTGTAAAATcgaaaaaatgcaacaagtgGGTATATGGCTCGGAGGTATGGGAAGATGCACCTGCATTACTCAGTAGGCATGAGGAAACTCTTGACTATAACCAAGTGGGCTTGATCAACAACAATCTCTGGGTTATTGGAGGCTTTGCAGCAG GAAGGACATATTCGCCGACGGAATATTTTTCTCCAGAGGGTCAATGGGTTCTGGGCCCTAATTTATCCCACCctttgaacaaatttggtgTAGCTCCAATTTCGGACTCGCAAGTCCTTATTGTTGGAGGCACCATGAACGGGCaatatcaaatgaatattAGAGTGTTCGATCTTGTCAATGGAACCTGGTCCACAATAGATACTCATCCTGAAAGAGTGGCATTGGTGGCGTGTGCCAGGCACACTTTGTTGAACGGAAAGGAAGTGGTGATTTGCACCGGGGGAAAATGTCAATCCTCATGTGGCAGTCCAATTGATGCCTTTGGAATCACCGGAGTGTATGACATTTATTCTGGCACCTGGAACTTGACCCCAGAATGGGATCTCCCCATTAAATGTGTTAGACCGAGGATGCGTGTTTCGGATGGTCGCCTTTTTATAATGGGCGGGGAATTTGAAGATGGAAAGAACAACCGATTTCTGGAATTCAAGGAAGGAGAGACTCCAGTGTGGCACGAAATTGAGAGTTTGCCTACAATTGGTGAAATTGAAAGCGTTATAAGCATTGAATCATCAATTTGGATTCCAAGCTAA